The nucleotide window TTGGTGCGCCTACTTGCCATTTGATTTCAGcacacaaatacacaaaattcaAATCGGCGTCAAAGTAGTCTGACATGATACTCAATAATTGAATCCTatatagatccgcgaaataaagttgtaaaaggtAGGCAAAGCAGCTACAATAGCTGAATTCcaacttttcaatatggagtccgctctgaatTTCGCACGCACATGTCTCGATATaaaagtcagaggaatctcggattgattaataacttgatatatatatacgtatatCCCAACCCAGGGAGACTCAAGTCAGATGTGTGTATGTTCAATATAATGTTGCACATATATCTGAGCATAAAACTAACGAGAAATAACCCCAAaatgtaaataccgattatataGATCATTGATCGATACAGTTCTTCCGATTATGACCGATTAttgattatgaattttttcCGATTATTCAACACTAGAATTCAGTGtacactgtatttgtatattacaGGAAGAAACTGTAGGGGTTTTATGTGTACAGTGTTGTACTGGTGTTTATGTGTACAGTGTTGTACTGGTGTTTATGAAGTGAATTCAGTGTATGctgtacttgtatattacaggaTGAAACTGTAGGGGGACAGAAGGAATGCAATGTTTGTTTTCTGCCCGCTCCTGGAGAGACATTCAGCTGTTTGACCTGTGGACACATCTTCTGTAAAAACTGCTGGGATTTATTTTTCCAAATCCAGATTAAACAAGGAATTACCACAGGTGAAAAAAAATGATTATCAGATGTACACTGTAGTTGATACCTGAGAATTCATAAAAATGATTATCAGATGTACACTGTAGTCGATACCTGAGAATTCATAAAAATGATTATCAGATGTACACTGTAGTTGATACCTGAGAATTCATAAAAATGATTATCAGATGTACACTGCAGTTGATACCTGAGAATACATAGAATCTAAATGATTCTATGAATTCTCATGTATCAACTACagtaatatcaaaacatttatttcagaATTTGCTGAAAATGTCATAGTTTAGCTCATCTTCTGATCAGAGTTTTTCAGTGTCTGTCATCTATGAATTTTTCACATTCTCATCTTCTGAAAAACCACTTGGccgatttcaaccaaacttatcATGAAGCATCCTTGgctgaaggggattcaagtttcttcaaatagaGAGCCATACCTCTTTCCACTGGTAGATAgttaaaacataataaaaatggGTAAGAGTGTTTAAAGAGTACTCTTCTCAagaagccagaaaagctgaaactTGTCTGAAATAAAGCTTATAGGCTGAAGATTTTAATTTGTTCATACTATGACTCCCAGGTTAGGACCACTTTAAGGATTCAAAGTTTAATGTTAGTaacaaatagaaaaaaatcgtTGAAAAATTACAAGGgtgcatattttgttttaccaGCAAAGCCATAGGGGACCAATAGTTTAcactctgtccgtccgtccgtctgtctcaACTcagttttctggatttttttctCACCATGCTTTGATTTAGGAATTTGAAGTTTGGTATGTGATTTACTAATGTATGTATACAGATGAAGATTAAGTTAATTAAGGATTCTGTAATTCAATATGTGGTTACCTAATGAGTAAATACAGATCACGTTTCACTTTTGTTACGGTTGACATATTCGAAGAAAAAATTGTAAGCCTTAGTTTTATGGTTGAATGAACTACCTgtatttagttttgtttttcGGACTTTTTCACCATGCTTTGAATTAGGATGCTGGAATTTGGTTTGTGGTTTACTAATATAAGTTTACGGATTATGTTGAAGTTTCGTAGCAGTGGATTGAGTTTTAGGAGATTTGTGGGACTTTGTACGAAATGTACTTGTTTACAGCAGTTAAACTCCAGAAGCTAAGGTTTGACATGAGGTTATCTAATAAGTAGGTACACATTACGTTTCACTTTTGTTACAGTTgaattattttaacaaaatttataagACTTAGTTTCATGGTggattgaattttaatttttgttctCAGCCTTgttctttgttattttttatcgTGTTAGATCCATAAAATTTACTggagaaaaaaagaaataagaGCATACCAATTTCTGGAATCGACTCTGTAGGATTCACCACAACTATTTACAAAACATCGAAATTACGATATCACCTGGTATTAAAAAAGTAATATCCACCCACTTCTCCAAAGCTATCCTGTTATGAATTTATCGAATTTATTATTCAAACACATAAAAGATCTAGACACCAGGTGATGACATGTAATTCAGAGAGTTGCAGGTAGACTAAATTTATGAATGTTGAAGATAAGTATGTATCCTCATGGAGCCGAGATTGACATTTGTTGACTCCAAACCTCTTGATGCTCAGGTGTCTGGTGAGCATTGTAGCCTATAGGcctcttctctttttttttattgctgtATACACCTGTACTAAGGAGCTTCTCTATCACAATGGAGGCTTCATTCCATGctgaagttttaaaattcagtTAACAATTggaattggttaattttgtttgaattttgaaatgccTTTCGGTTGACATGGGAGAAAAACAAGACCTCCGTCTAATGTTATTTCTTGTTTCTAGGCATCGAATGCATGCAGAAAGACTGCCATATTCTGGTTCCCGAGGACTTCCTCTGCAACGCTCTATCCAAACCTGAATTACGAGACAAATACACACAGCTGTCCTTCACAGACCATGtcaaggtcagctatatatacatatatgtatacattacCAATGTTCTTACCTTTGCTATCTGTACAAACTGTAAtggtagccatttcctcatgaatgtattgcagttgtgaacaatgtgcgtatgaatctttgTATatgtagtacgtctattttaacagatgggaattctgacagaaatgaaagtagaatgtgaacatgaaaaataaattcatttcttatatatatatatatatatatcttgcataacatatttataaattacatgtatttcattattacatttattttaacattCATAATGATTGCATTTTAGAATTGAGTAGCCCAGTTTGAAGTAATGAAACTTTTGTGAATTTCtgttttgtattaatttttCTAGTCACATCCAGAACTGCGGTTCTGCCCTGGTCCTAATTGTGCGGTGATAGTGCGCTCTAAGGAGCTGAAATCAAAGAAAGTCGAGTGCAGTCATTGTAAAACCACATTTTGGTAAGATATATTCTAATGGTCATCGAATGCATATTTCTTTTTTAGTTTTCGTCTGTTAGTCATTGAATGCACATTTCGTTTTTCGTTTTCGTCAGTAATTGAATACACATTTCGTTTTTCGTTTTTGTCTATAATTGAATGCACATTTGGTTTTTCGTTTTCGTCAGTAATTGAATACACATTTCGTTTTTCGTTTTTGTCTGTAATTGAATGCACATttcgtttttcatttttgtctgTAATTGAATACACATTTCGTTTTTCGTTTTTGTCTATAATTGAATGCACATTTGGGTTTTCGTCAGTAATTGAATGCACATTTCGTTTTTCGTTTTCGTCAGTAATTGAATGCACATTTCGTTTTTCAGTTTTCGATGTGGGATAGACTACCATGCCCCAACTGATTGCGGAACAATCAAAAAATGGCTGACAAAATGCGCCGATGATTCAGAAACTGCTAACTACATCAGCGCTCACACCAAAGATGTAAGTATCGTTTAATTAGCTTGTTATTTATAGcactaaattttaaaaattaaaaaaaaaaaccattttgaaatgttttgttttttaccagctggtatttacatgtatattaatattgCCTGTGGAAAGTTGCAGAGTGTTAATAGAAGctaaatgaaatatcaatgtctgtagtttttagctcacctggccaaaggctcaagtgagctttctgatcaaaatgtgtCCGTTGTCGGTgtcttaaacttttcacattttcatcttcttctcaagaaccactgcgccaattataaccaaactcgACGAAAAGCATCcctgggtaaagggctttcaagtttgttcaaatgaagggccatgcccccttcaaaggagagatagtcacaaaaatgcaaaaatagggtggggtcatttaaaaatcttctaaagaaccattgggccagaggagctgaaattttcatgaaagcttcctgacatagtgcagattcaagtttgttcaaatcatggcccccgggggtataggttggggccacaataggggatcaaagttttacatgagaataaatagagaaaatatataaaaatcttcttctcaagaaccaatgagccagaagagctgagatttacgtgaaagctttctgacatagtgcagattcaactttgtaaagatcatggcctccaggggtaggattgggccacaatatggactaaggttttacatgcaaatatatatggaaagtcttcagatatgggccaaggtaactcaggtgagcgatgtggcccaggGGCCTCTTGTTGTTTATGGTCTTTTAACTATTGTTAACTTTTTCAGTGCCCAAAATGCCATGTGTGTATAGAAAAGAATGGAGGGTGTAATCACATGGTAGGTCatgataaatattgtaaaacattTCTATTACTGTCAATTCCTAAATACATATTACAAAGAATTTATTATCACATGATTTAGTGAGAAATACCactcacaaaataaaattactcctAAAAACTCTTGATACAAAGACTACTCATGAATCTATGTTCTAGGGAAGTGATGTCTCTAAGTCATTTTACTGTTTAAAGTACTCCTGTAAAATAATTTACTAAGGTAGCGTTTGAAACTTTATTATTTTGACACTgattaaaacatatcaaaatgcTTAGTATCCTTACAGAGTGTTAGGACAGAGCATTGTTCAACAGATTGTCTTTGTATCACAAAAAAGAAAACTCTGTATGAATGAATAAGACCGTGTGCTATTCTCTGTAGCATTGCATGAAGTGTAAGTTATGATCTTTGTAGCAATGCACGAAGTGCAAGTTTGACTTCTGCTGGATGTGTCTGGGGGATTGGAAGGCTCATGGAAGTGAATATTACGAATGCAGTCGCTACAAGGAGAATCCGAACATCGCCAATGAATCGGTCCACGCTCAGGCCCGTGAGGCCCTCAAGAAGTATCTTTTCTACTTTGAAAGGGTATGTGGTGTTCAGAAGGGTGGAAATATTTATAGCATGGATGTTAAGATGAAAGGAGGAAAGCAGCATCTACTGAGTGTATTATCTCCCCTTGCAATAACACTTGCTAGAATTTCATGAAAGaaatcattttataatattttaatttaccATTCTTTTGTCAGTATTTTCCTTTaatgtttcattgtttgtaaTTCTTGATATCAGTGGAGATGTGCTGGTCACCTTTTAATCTAACTTAGAAATCTGCATTTAAAATAAGATACCAAATTAAATTTAGAATTCGAATATGAAGAAGGAATAGGTACATTGATTATGTAAATGACCCCCATACTTCTATTGTGTTTATTTTCCATGATACATACAACTTACACATTCCTTggataaaacattttaaactttgcTTGTCCTTACTAGTTTGACATGCAGAGctttatagttttgatatttgtttattgtaAAAGTTAACAGTTTAAATTATTATGCCTCCGAGATTGAAGATcaggagacatattgtttttgtcctgtctgtcattctgtaattctgtctgaaactttaaccttgctaataacttttgaacagtaagtgatatagctttgatatttcacatgagtattccttgtgacaagacctttccgtggttaccaacatttttgaccatgtgaccttggagtttgacctactttttgaaaactttaaccttgctaataacttttgaaaaataagtgatagagctttgatatttcacatgagtattccttgttacaagacctttctgttggtattaaaccttttgaccctgacatttgacctacttttattaaattttttacattggtcataacttctaaatggtaaatattagagctttcatattgtacatgagcatttcttttgacaagatctttctactgataccaagatatttgcccttgtgaccttggccatcttcggaattggccattgtcgggggcatttgtgtttcacaaccacatcttgttttaatgGAAACTCGGAATggtcttgtaaaattcacaattttcaaaaaggggggtaattcaaagcttattatctcccttgtatactTAGAAAGTGactatgaaatttatacacattgtaaaggacatcctgatggtgcttcatgaaaaaaagaaaaaatattcattgactagttatttttggccacatcgtcccgcatgtcct belongs to Ostrea edulis chromosome 7, xbOstEdul1.1, whole genome shotgun sequence and includes:
- the LOC125654767 gene encoding potential E3 ubiquitin-protein ligase ariadne-2-like, which encodes MSMSDDSDYDHSDHMEDDDYDFGGYYDNDTDDLDIDKPKKSEDPEYFEYELLQVEDVERLLNEEVEVLCSTIKVDPYLAKMLLQVHDWQKDPIIERHKRSPSKLLVDSKIMPAVKHQDETVGGQKECNVCFLPAPGETFSCLTCGHIFCKNCWDLFFQIQIKQGITTGIECMQKDCHILVPEDFLCNALSKPELRDKYTQLSFTDHVKSHPELRFCPGPNCAVIVRSKELKSKKVECSHCKTTFCFRCGIDYHAPTDCGTIKKWLTKCADDSETANYISAHTKDCPKCHVCIEKNGGCNHMQCTKCKFDFCWMCLGDWKAHGSEYYECSRYKENPNIANESVHAQAREALKKYLFYFERYENHAKSLQLEEQTLQRITSKIQDKVMKNTGTWIDWQYLLDAATLLKKCRYTLQYTYPYAYYMEKGARKQLFEYQQAQLEAEVENLSWKVERAEITDRGDLENQMDVAEKRRLTLLKDFLEI